From the genome of Pseudomonas sp. TMP9, one region includes:
- a CDS encoding OmpA family protein, which translates to MKRSYLSLCGICSAVLLTGCASSHTSSDQALEGAHTAFQHVKDDTDVLRSAPKDLIRAGESLAKADRLSSYWGSTDDVAHYAYLSQQFSSIAGQKSALNLNQERAVKLELERQRLQLVLREAKLLSVQDQSSWLEEQIASLATSQSERGLVMTLGDVLFDAGHSELNVSANRSVLKMVQFLQLNPRRTVRIEGYTDSRGDAQENLELSRSRAQAVADVLGDLGISSARIEVQGHGESFPVTENASAKGRAQNRRVEVVFSDEQGRLGSSR; encoded by the coding sequence ATGAAGCGCTCATATCTCAGCCTCTGCGGTATTTGCAGTGCAGTGCTGTTGACCGGTTGCGCCTCATCGCACACATCCAGTGACCAAGCGCTGGAGGGTGCTCACACGGCCTTTCAACACGTTAAGGACGATACTGATGTGCTGCGCAGCGCGCCCAAGGACCTTATTCGCGCTGGAGAGTCGCTGGCTAAAGCCGATCGCCTTTCCAGCTACTGGGGCAGCACCGACGATGTGGCGCACTACGCCTATCTCAGCCAGCAGTTCAGTTCGATTGCCGGGCAGAAGAGCGCGCTGAACCTCAATCAGGAGCGCGCGGTTAAGCTTGAGTTGGAGCGTCAGCGGCTGCAGTTGGTTTTGCGTGAAGCTAAACTGCTCAGTGTGCAAGACCAAAGCAGCTGGCTTGAGGAACAGATAGCGAGCCTAGCCACCAGCCAAAGTGAGCGTGGCCTGGTCATGACCTTGGGCGATGTGCTGTTTGATGCGGGCCACAGTGAACTGAACGTTTCAGCCAATCGTAGCGTCTTGAAAATGGTGCAGTTCCTGCAGCTTAATCCGCGGCGCACTGTGCGTATCGAGGGCTATACCGATAGCCGCGGTGATGCACAGGAAAACCTCGAGCTGTCGCGCTCGCGGGCGCAAGCAGTTGCAGATGTACTGGGCGATTTGGGCATTAGTAGCGCGCGCATCGAGGTGCAGGGTCACGGCGAAAGCTTCCCGGTGACTGAGAATGCCTCAGCCAAAGGCCGGGCGCAGAATCGCCGGGTGGAGGTTGTATTCTCTGATGAGCAAGGTCGCTTAGGCTCGTCGCGCTAG
- a CDS encoding PLP-dependent aminotransferase family protein, whose translation MTNLLLYQRIAQQLAEDIRRGVYQPGERVPSVRKMSAQLSVSHATVLQAYANLEDQGLIRARPQSGFYVHQTPALTAPTPDIARVERPGLVTRSSIINQVLTESRREGVFPLGAAVPHVDYLPVRALHQQLAKVTRFHSARAFSYMFSPGFEPLRRQVAIRMRDAGVVVDPTEVVITHGCVDALQMSLRVLTKPGDLIATESPTYYGLLQLADLLGLKVIEIPSDPTTGISLEALQLAANQWPIKALVLTARLSNPLGGTIPEQRQRQLLRLAGDYDIQIIEDDIYGELMFEQGPTKALKSHDREGRVLYCSSFSKTLSPGVRIGWIIAGKYQDEIQRLQTFSTHSACSVTQMAVAAYLENGGYDRHLRFIRQEYRKNLNAFQLAVQQYFPEGTQMTRPKGGFILWVSLPARVNTKDLHVRALQQSISIAPGLIFSNTEQFNHCIRLNCGIPWNREAERALMTLGMLAGQLCQDGVASF comes from the coding sequence ATGACCAATCTGTTGCTTTATCAGCGCATTGCCCAGCAACTGGCGGAAGACATTCGCCGCGGCGTTTACCAGCCCGGTGAGCGTGTGCCTTCGGTGCGCAAGATGAGTGCGCAACTGAGTGTCAGCCACGCCACTGTGTTGCAGGCCTACGCCAACCTTGAAGATCAGGGCTTGATCCGCGCCCGGCCGCAATCTGGTTTCTATGTGCACCAGACGCCTGCTTTAACTGCGCCGACCCCGGATATTGCGCGGGTAGAACGGCCTGGGTTGGTCACCCGCAGCAGCATTATCAACCAAGTGCTTACCGAGTCGCGCCGCGAGGGTGTGTTCCCCTTAGGCGCTGCAGTGCCACATGTGGATTACCTGCCAGTGCGCGCGTTGCACCAACAACTGGCTAAAGTCACTCGCTTTCACAGTGCCAGAGCCTTTAGCTATATGTTCAGCCCAGGTTTTGAGCCGCTGCGTCGCCAAGTGGCGATCCGCATGCGTGACGCCGGTGTGGTGGTTGACCCAACTGAGGTGGTGATCACCCACGGCTGCGTGGATGCCCTGCAGATGAGCCTGCGGGTGCTGACCAAGCCGGGTGATCTGATCGCCACCGAGTCACCGACCTATTACGGCCTGCTGCAATTGGCTGATTTGCTGGGCCTGAAAGTCATCGAGATTCCCAGTGACCCCACCACGGGTATTAGCCTTGAAGCTCTGCAGTTAGCGGCTAACCAATGGCCGATCAAAGCACTGGTGCTGACGGCACGTTTGAGCAATCCGTTGGGCGGCACCATTCCTGAGCAACGTCAGCGTCAATTGCTGCGCTTGGCCGGTGATTACGATATTCAGATCATTGAAGACGACATCTACGGCGAATTGATGTTCGAGCAGGGCCCGACCAAAGCGCTGAAGTCGCATGATCGGGAAGGACGAGTGCTGTACTGCTCAAGCTTTTCGAAAACTCTCTCGCCGGGCGTGCGTATCGGCTGGATTATCGCGGGTAAATACCAAGACGAAATCCAGCGCCTGCAAACCTTCAGCACCCATTCTGCCTGCAGTGTGACGCAGATGGCGGTGGCCGCTTATTTGGAGAACGGCGGCTATGACCGCCACCTGCGCTTTATCCGTCAGGAATACCGCAAAAACCTCAATGCGTTCCAGCTGGCGGTGCAGCAGTATTTTCCCGAGGGTACGCAAATGACGCGGCCTAAAGGCGGCTTTATTCTCTGGGTCAGCTTGCCGGCTCGGGTCAATACCAAGGACCTGCACGTGCGTGCCTTGCAGCAGAGCATCAGCATTGCGCCAGGCTTAATCTTCAGCAACACCGAGCAGTTTAACCACTGCATTCGTCTGAACTGCGGCATCCCGTGGAACCGCGAAGCAGAGCGTGCGTTGATGACCTTAGGCATGCTGGCTGGGCAGCTGTGCCAGGACGGGGTGGCGAGCTTTTAG
- a CDS encoding NAD(P)-dependent oxidoreductase yields MSLHGKTLFITGASRGIGREIALKAAADGANIVIAAKSAEPHSKLPGTIHSVAAEVEAAGGKALALQLDVRDEVAVNAAMAKAAEHFGGIDVLINNAGAIKLVGVEKLEPKRFDLMFQINTRAVMVCSQAALPFLKQSAAGHILNLSPPLNMDSKWFAQHGPYTVTKYGMSMLTVGMSEEFKKYGVSVNSLWPKTMIATAAIEFELGSRDAFKRARTPAIMADAAHAILSSSGRSITGRLLIDEDILREHGASEFEHYRFDPQGGTLIPDLFVD; encoded by the coding sequence ATGTCTTTGCACGGTAAAACCCTGTTTATCACTGGCGCCAGCCGGGGCATCGGCCGCGAAATCGCTCTCAAAGCGGCGGCCGACGGCGCCAATATCGTCATCGCGGCCAAGAGCGCTGAGCCCCATTCCAAGTTACCGGGCACCATCCACTCAGTGGCGGCTGAGGTCGAAGCCGCTGGCGGCAAAGCCCTTGCCTTGCAGCTGGATGTGCGTGACGAGGTGGCCGTAAACGCGGCGATGGCCAAAGCCGCCGAGCACTTTGGCGGCATTGATGTGCTGATCAATAACGCCGGCGCCATCAAACTGGTGGGGGTGGAGAAGCTCGAACCCAAGCGCTTCGACTTGATGTTCCAAATCAACACCCGCGCGGTGATGGTCTGCAGCCAGGCCGCGCTTCCATTCCTTAAACAAAGTGCCGCAGGGCATATCCTCAACCTGTCGCCACCGCTGAACATGGACAGCAAGTGGTTTGCCCAGCATGGCCCCTACACCGTGACCAAATACGGCATGAGCATGCTCACCGTGGGCATGAGCGAAGAGTTTAAGAAGTACGGCGTCAGTGTGAACTCCCTGTGGCCGAAAACTATGATCGCCACCGCCGCCATCGAGTTTGAACTGGGCAGCCGCGACGCCTTCAAACGCGCTCGTACCCCAGCCATCATGGCCGACGCCGCCCACGCTATTCTCAGCAGCAGCGGGCGCAGCATCACGGGGCGCTTATTGATTGATGAAGACATTTTGCGCGAGCACGGCGCCAGCGAGTTCGAGCATTACCGCTTTGATCCTCAGGGCGGCACGTTAATTCCGGACTTGTTCGTGGATTAA
- a CDS encoding acetyl/propionyl/methylcrotonyl-CoA carboxylase subunit alpha, whose translation MPAFNKILIANRGEIACRVMRTAQDLGYRTVAVYSEADADTRHVQLADEAVCIGPAQVNQSYLLIDNIIAAAQKTGADAIHPGYGFLSENADFARACEAAGIVFIGPTVEAIHLMGSKRLSKIAMLEAGVPCIPGFEGEAQDDETLSREAARIGYPLMIKASAGGGGRGMRLVHEPSELLAQIRTARSEAQNAFGSGELILERAVIQPRHVEIQVFGDQHGHIVYLGERDCSVQRRHQKVVEEAPCPVMTPQLRQAMGEAAVKAAASVDYVGAGTVEFLLDQSGEFFFLEMNTRLQVEHPVTELITGQDLVAWQIRVAEGQPLPLKQEDIRLTGHAMEVRLYAEDATQNFLPQTGTALRWEPALRDGIRIDHGLVEGQVISPFYDPMLAKVIAYGATREEARRKLVRAVEDCVLLGVNGNQRFLANLLSHPEFAAGNATTAFIAEHFATDPSLSPQAPAADELAIAAALLLQRSANARAHQNGLAGWRNAGSAPWRFVLKHGEQIFTVDVHVAADGAQPRLLLTLGEQQINLTLLASDGRWATLELDGIRQRLAYHLDGDNLWLYGHNGNLQLLDITHQPVSSQAGAGSGSVKAPMDGAIVEVLVEVGSTVSKGQLLVVLEAMKMEHPLKASIDGVVRRVSVSRGDQVKNRQLLVEIDAHDA comes from the coding sequence ATGCCCGCCTTTAACAAAATCCTGATCGCCAACCGCGGGGAAATTGCCTGCCGAGTGATGCGCACCGCCCAAGACCTCGGCTACCGCACGGTGGCCGTGTACTCCGAGGCTGACGCGGATACGCGTCATGTGCAGCTGGCTGACGAAGCCGTGTGCATCGGCCCAGCGCAGGTCAATCAGTCTTACCTGTTGATCGACAACATCATCGCGGCCGCACAAAAAACTGGAGCCGATGCGATTCATCCCGGCTACGGTTTCCTTTCTGAAAACGCTGATTTCGCCCGCGCTTGTGAAGCGGCAGGCATCGTCTTTATCGGCCCGACGGTAGAGGCCATTCACTTGATGGGCAGCAAGCGCCTGTCGAAGATTGCCATGCTTGAAGCCGGCGTGCCGTGCATCCCAGGCTTTGAAGGTGAGGCCCAGGACGACGAAACCCTAAGCCGAGAGGCTGCGCGCATCGGCTACCCACTGATGATCAAGGCCAGCGCCGGCGGCGGTGGGCGTGGCATGCGCTTGGTGCATGAGCCCAGCGAACTGTTGGCACAGATCCGCACCGCGCGCTCCGAGGCGCAGAACGCCTTTGGTTCTGGCGAGCTGATTCTCGAGCGCGCGGTGATCCAGCCACGCCATGTGGAAATCCAAGTGTTCGGCGACCAACACGGTCATATCGTCTACCTAGGCGAACGCGACTGCTCGGTGCAACGCCGCCATCAGAAGGTGGTTGAAGAAGCGCCCTGCCCGGTGATGACGCCGCAGTTACGTCAGGCCATGGGCGAGGCGGCGGTCAAAGCAGCCGCATCGGTTGATTATGTGGGCGCGGGCACAGTGGAGTTTTTGCTGGATCAGAGCGGCGAGTTTTTCTTTCTGGAAATGAACACCCGTCTGCAAGTTGAACACCCCGTGACGGAGCTGATCACCGGCCAGGATCTGGTCGCATGGCAAATTCGCGTCGCCGAGGGCCAACCGTTACCGCTCAAGCAGGAAGACATTCGTCTGACCGGTCACGCCATGGAAGTGCGCCTGTACGCTGAAGACGCCACGCAAAATTTCCTGCCGCAGACCGGCACCGCATTGCGCTGGGAACCCGCGCTGCGTGACGGCATCCGTATCGACCACGGCCTGGTTGAAGGCCAGGTTATCAGCCCGTTCTACGACCCGATGCTGGCCAAAGTGATCGCCTATGGCGCCACCCGTGAAGAGGCGCGGCGCAAGCTGGTGCGCGCGGTGGAGGATTGCGTGCTGCTGGGCGTGAATGGCAATCAGCGCTTCCTCGCCAATCTGCTTAGCCATCCCGAATTCGCCGCTGGTAATGCCACCACTGCGTTTATCGCTGAGCATTTTGCCACCGACCCAAGCCTCAGCCCGCAAGCGCCCGCTGCCGATGAACTGGCCATTGCTGCAGCCTTGCTGTTGCAGCGATCGGCCAATGCGCGCGCCCATCAAAACGGCCTTGCCGGCTGGCGTAATGCCGGCAGTGCGCCTTGGCGCTTTGTGCTTAAACATGGCGAGCAAATCTTTACGGTGGATGTGCACGTAGCTGCTGACGGCGCACAACCTCGTCTGTTGCTCACACTCGGCGAACAACAGATCAACCTCACGCTGCTGGCCAGTGATGGTCGCTGGGCCACTTTGGAGCTGGACGGTATTCGTCAACGCCTGGCCTACCACTTGGATGGCGACAACCTCTGGCTGTATGGCCACAACGGTAATCTGCAGCTGCTGGACATCACCCATCAGCCCGTCAGCAGTCAAGCGGGTGCAGGCTCAGGCAGCGTTAAGGCGCCGATGGATGGGGCGATTGTCGAGGTGTTGGTCGAGGTAGGCAGCACCGTCAGCAAAGGCCAGCTGTTGGTTGTGCTGGAAGCGATGAAGATGGAACACCCGCTTAAAGCCAGCATCGATGGCGTGGTCCGCCGAGTTAGCGTAAGCCGTGGTGATCAGGTGAAAAACCGGCAACTGCTGGTGGAGATCGACGCCCACGACGCTTAA
- a CDS encoding enoyl-CoA hydratase-related protein, protein MADLPNCETLLLTLEAGMLHVTLNRPDSRNAMSLTMVTELRAVLESLRNDLNVRAIVLRGAGGHFCAGGDIKDMAGARSAGDDAYRNLNRAFGSLLEEAQNTPQVLIAVLEGAVLGGGFGLACVSDVAICHQDAKFGLPETSLGILPAQIAPFVVKRIGLTHTRRLALTAARFNGSEAERLGLVHFSEASNDAIEARLQQCLSQVRSCAPHANAQTKALLLAAENEAIGPLLDRAAEQFAAAVTGAEGVEGTMAFVQKRTPKWAQL, encoded by the coding sequence ATGGCCGACCTACCAAACTGCGAAACCCTGCTGCTTACCCTTGAGGCAGGCATGCTGCATGTGACCCTTAACCGCCCGGACAGCCGCAATGCCATGAGCCTGACCATGGTTACGGAGCTGCGTGCAGTACTGGAAAGCCTGCGCAATGATCTGAACGTGCGCGCCATCGTGCTGCGCGGCGCTGGTGGGCACTTCTGCGCCGGTGGCGATATCAAGGACATGGCCGGAGCTCGGTCTGCCGGTGATGATGCTTATCGCAACCTGAATCGCGCTTTCGGCAGCCTGTTGGAAGAAGCGCAAAACACGCCACAGGTGCTAATTGCTGTACTGGAAGGCGCGGTTCTGGGCGGTGGTTTCGGCTTGGCTTGCGTTTCCGATGTCGCGATTTGTCACCAAGATGCCAAGTTCGGTTTACCAGAGACCTCCTTAGGCATTTTGCCGGCGCAGATCGCACCCTTTGTGGTTAAACGGATCGGCCTCACCCACACCCGCCGCCTAGCCCTGACCGCTGCGCGTTTCAATGGCAGTGAGGCAGAGCGCCTTGGCCTGGTGCACTTCAGCGAAGCCAGTAACGATGCCATCGAAGCGCGCTTGCAACAGTGCCTAAGCCAGGTGCGCAGCTGTGCGCCGCACGCCAACGCGCAAACCAAAGCCTTGTTGTTAGCCGCAGAAAACGAGGCGATCGGCCCACTGTTGGACCGCGCCGCTGAACAGTTCGCGGCCGCCGTAACCGGCGCCGAAGGTGTTGAAGGCACAATGGCTTTTGTACAAAAACGCACGCCCAAATGGGCGCAGTTATAA
- the atuD gene encoding citronellyl-CoA dehydrogenase → MIFTQEHEELRRTVRNFVDKEINPHVEEWEKAGRFPTHEIFKMAGDLGLLGISKPEKFGGMGLDYSYSIVAAEEFGTIICGGIPMSIGVQTDMCTPALARFGSDELREQFLRPAISGEMVGCIGVSEVGAGSDVAGLKTTAKKDGDDYVINGSKMWITNSPSADFICLLANTSDDKPHVNKSLIMVPMNTPGITLSPHLEKLGMRSSETAQVFFDNVRVPQRYRIGHEGAGFMMQMLQFQEERLFGAANMIKGLEHCINATIDYCKERKTFGTALIDNQVIHFRMAELQTEIECLRALVYQATEQYVRGKDVTNLASMAKLKAGRLGREVTDSCLQYWGGMGFMWDNTVSRAYRDVRLVSIGGGADEIMLGIICKLMGILPGKKKG, encoded by the coding sequence ATGATCTTCACTCAAGAACACGAAGAGCTACGCCGTACAGTCCGCAACTTCGTCGACAAAGAAATCAACCCACACGTTGAAGAGTGGGAAAAAGCTGGGCGCTTCCCCACCCATGAGATTTTTAAAATGGCCGGCGACCTCGGCTTGCTGGGCATCTCCAAGCCGGAAAAGTTCGGCGGCATGGGCCTGGATTACAGCTACTCAATCGTTGCAGCAGAAGAGTTCGGCACCATCATCTGCGGCGGCATCCCAATGTCCATCGGCGTGCAGACGGATATGTGCACCCCAGCCCTGGCCCGCTTCGGCTCTGACGAGCTGCGTGAGCAATTTCTGCGCCCAGCTATCAGCGGTGAGATGGTCGGCTGCATCGGCGTCTCTGAAGTGGGCGCCGGCTCCGATGTGGCCGGGCTGAAAACCACCGCCAAGAAAGATGGCGATGACTATGTAATCAACGGCAGCAAGATGTGGATCACCAACTCGCCGAGTGCTGATTTTATCTGCCTGCTGGCCAACACCAGCGACGACAAGCCGCACGTCAACAAGTCGCTGATCATGGTGCCAATGAATACGCCGGGCATCACCCTTAGCCCGCACCTGGAAAAACTCGGCATGCGCAGCTCGGAGACCGCCCAGGTGTTCTTTGACAACGTGCGCGTGCCGCAGCGCTACCGCATCGGCCATGAAGGCGCCGGTTTTATGATGCAGATGCTGCAGTTCCAGGAAGAGCGCCTGTTCGGTGCGGCCAACATGATCAAAGGTCTGGAGCACTGCATCAACGCCACCATTGATTACTGCAAAGAGCGTAAAACGTTTGGCACCGCATTGATCGACAACCAGGTCATCCACTTCCGCATGGCCGAGCTGCAGACTGAAATTGAATGCCTGCGCGCCTTGGTTTACCAGGCCACCGAGCAGTACGTACGCGGCAAAGATGTCACCAACCTGGCCTCCATGGCCAAGCTAAAGGCGGGCCGTTTGGGCCGTGAAGTCACCGACAGCTGCCTGCAATACTGGGGCGGCATGGGCTTTATGTGGGACAACACCGTTTCGCGCGCCTACCGCGACGTCCGTTTGGTTAGCATCGGCGGCGGTGCCGACGAAATCATGCTGGGCATTATCTGCAAGCTGATGGGCATTCTGCCGGGCAAAAAGAAGGGCTAA